The Mercurialis annua linkage group LG2, ddMerAnnu1.2, whole genome shotgun sequence genome contains a region encoding:
- the LOC126669119 gene encoding probable protein phosphatase 2C 42 isoform X1: MLQALMNLFSSCFGPFRQKDHFSTKFDSAVANGNGGVSKEGKDGLLWFRDNCRYGCGEFSMAVIQANQVLEDQSQIESGSFGTFVGVYDGHGGPEASRFVCDHLFRHFQAMSAEAQGVVTAETIQRAFRATEEGFTALVSELWTSYPQIATAGTCCLVGVIYQQTLFVANLGDSRVVLGKKVGNTGAIAAIQLSTEHNANLAAIRQELKELHPNDPQIVVLRHGVWRVKGIIQVSKSIGDVYLKHARFNREPINAKFRLPDPISSPILSASPTILSHPLQPNDSFLIFASDGLWEHLSNEKAVDIVHSNPHAGSAKRLVKAALQEAARKREMRYSDLKKIDKKVRRHFHDDITVFVLFLNHDLISRGTLQDPPVSVRSALEHR, encoded by the exons ATGCTTCAGGCATTGATGAATCTGTTTTCTTCATGCTTTGGGCCATTTAGGCAAAAGGACCATTTTAGTACGAAGTTTGACTCTGCTGTTGCCAATGGTAATGGTGGTGTTAGTAAAGAAGGTAAAGATGGTTTGCTTTGGTTTAGAGATAACTGTAGATATGGTTGTGGTGAGTTTTCAATGGCTGTCATTCAAGCTAATCAAGTTCTTGAAGACCAGAGCCAGATCGAGTCTGGTTCTTTTGGAACTTTTGTTGGTGTTTATGATGGTCATGGTGGCCCTGAAGCCTCTCGTTTTGTCTGTGATCACTTGTTTAGACACTTTCAAG CGATGTCAGCTGAAGCACAAGGGGTTGTGACGGCGGAGACTATTCAAAGGGCTTTTCGAGCAACAGAAGAGGGGTTTACTGCTCTTGTTTCCGAGCTATGGACTAGTTATCCCCAAATTGCAACTGCAGGGACTTGCTGTCTAGTTGGAGTTATATATCAGCAAACGCTCTTTGTGGCAAACCTTGGAGATTCTCGTGTTGTCCTGGGAAAGAAAGTTGGCAATACTGGAGCAATTGCTGCTATACAATTATCAACTGAACATAATGCTAACCTTGCAGCCATCAGGCAGGAATTAAAGGAATTGCATCCAAATGATCCCCAGATTGTTGTCCTTAGGCATGGAGTTTGGAGAGTTAAGGGGATTATTCAG GTTTCTAAATCTATAGGCGATGTATATCTGAAACATGCGCGGTTCAACAGGGAACCAATTAATGCAAAATTCAGACTCCCCGATCCAATAAGCTCGCCTATCTTGAGTGCCAGTCCAACTATCCTTTCCCATCCTCTCCAACCAAACGACTCCTTCCTTATATTTGCATCTGATGGTCTTTGGGAACACTTGAGTAATGAAAAAGCTGTAGATATTGTCCATAGCAATCCACACGCG GGAAGTGCCAAAAGGCTTGTCAAGGCTGCCCTTCAAGAAGCTGCAAGAAAAAGAGAAATGAGATATTCAGATTTAAAAAAGATTGACAAGAAGGTTCGTCGTCATTTTCACGATGATATAACtgtgtttgttttgttcttAAATCACGATCTTATATCCAGAGGCACACTGCAAGATCCTCCAGTCTCTGTCAGAAGCGCGTTAGAACACCGATAA
- the LOC126669119 gene encoding probable protein phosphatase 2C 42 isoform X2 yields MSAEAQGVVTAETIQRAFRATEEGFTALVSELWTSYPQIATAGTCCLVGVIYQQTLFVANLGDSRVVLGKKVGNTGAIAAIQLSTEHNANLAAIRQELKELHPNDPQIVVLRHGVWRVKGIIQVSKSIGDVYLKHARFNREPINAKFRLPDPISSPILSASPTILSHPLQPNDSFLIFASDGLWEHLSNEKAVDIVHSNPHAGSAKRLVKAALQEAARKREMRYSDLKKIDKKVRRHFHDDITVFVLFLNHDLISRGTLQDPPVSVRSALEHR; encoded by the exons ATGTCAGCTGAAGCACAAGGGGTTGTGACGGCGGAGACTATTCAAAGGGCTTTTCGAGCAACAGAAGAGGGGTTTACTGCTCTTGTTTCCGAGCTATGGACTAGTTATCCCCAAATTGCAACTGCAGGGACTTGCTGTCTAGTTGGAGTTATATATCAGCAAACGCTCTTTGTGGCAAACCTTGGAGATTCTCGTGTTGTCCTGGGAAAGAAAGTTGGCAATACTGGAGCAATTGCTGCTATACAATTATCAACTGAACATAATGCTAACCTTGCAGCCATCAGGCAGGAATTAAAGGAATTGCATCCAAATGATCCCCAGATTGTTGTCCTTAGGCATGGAGTTTGGAGAGTTAAGGGGATTATTCAG GTTTCTAAATCTATAGGCGATGTATATCTGAAACATGCGCGGTTCAACAGGGAACCAATTAATGCAAAATTCAGACTCCCCGATCCAATAAGCTCGCCTATCTTGAGTGCCAGTCCAACTATCCTTTCCCATCCTCTCCAACCAAACGACTCCTTCCTTATATTTGCATCTGATGGTCTTTGGGAACACTTGAGTAATGAAAAAGCTGTAGATATTGTCCATAGCAATCCACACGCG GGAAGTGCCAAAAGGCTTGTCAAGGCTGCCCTTCAAGAAGCTGCAAGAAAAAGAGAAATGAGATATTCAGATTTAAAAAAGATTGACAAGAAGGTTCGTCGTCATTTTCACGATGATATAACtgtgtttgttttgttcttAAATCACGATCTTATATCCAGAGGCACACTGCAAGATCCTCCAGTCTCTGTCAGAAGCGCGTTAGAACACCGATAA
- the LOC126669117 gene encoding uncharacterized protein LOC126669117: protein MNSKSKKLLITVLVTALSLLVSKSESAPQAFRRDPGHPQWHHGAFHDVRDSVRSDVRRMLHTRAEVPFQVPLEVNVVLIGFNGDGGYRYSLDTHKLEEFLRTSFPKYRPSCLETGEPLDIEHHVVYNAFPAGQPELIALEKALKEAMVSAGNARETDFGREVPLFEVEATVVEPVFHKFYSYIFDLDGTYASKEIDKPVPNAIFIVNFDKVRMDPRNKEIDLDSLMYGKIHQLTDEDISKQEGDYIYRYRYNGGGATQAWLSSDRFVVIDLSAGPCTYGKIETEEGSVSYRTLPRIRNMMFPKGIGAVSDHASSDIFSGQLAALVATAVEHLVAPDVRFETVDLATRLLVPIIVLQNHNRYNIMEKGHNYSINMEEIESEVKKLVHDEQEVVIVGGIHALHRHEKLAIAVSKAIRGFSLQETKKDGRFHVHTKTYLDGAILKEEMERSADMLAAGLLELADPSLSSKYFLRQHWMDEPDGSGDSMLKHKPLWASYDSRHGKENKKKKKKKEQKKQGDLYRTYGTRVIPVFVLSLADVDSDLMMEDESLVWTSNDVVIVLQHQHEKVPLSYVSETERRHAIPSLAQRHILAGLASAVGGVSAPYEKASHVHERPIVNWLWAAGCHPFGPFSNTSKVSKLLQDVALRNSIYARVDSALHRIRDTSEAVQSFAAEYLKTPLGEAVKGKKNKTTTELWLEKFYRKTTNLPEPFPHELVDRLEKYLDGLEEQLVDLSSLLYDHRLQDAHMNSSEILQSSMFTQQYVDHVLANEREKMRCCEIEYKYPVHSSQTYIYGGILLAGFIVYFAVIFFSNPVR from the exons ATGAATAGTAAATCGAAAAAACTGTTAATAACGGTACTCGTGACGGCACTGAGTCTACTTGTGAGTAAATCCGAGTCAGCTCCTCAAGCGTTCAGGAGAGACCCAGGGCATCCCCAATGGCACCACGGCGCTTTCCACGATGTCAGAGATAGCGTCCGATCGGACGTCCGTCGCATGCTCCATACTCGTGCCGAG GTTCCGTTTCAGGTTCCTTTGGAAGTGAATGTGGTGCTGATAGGATTTAACGGAGACGGAGGTTATAGGTATAGCTTAGATACGCACAAACTGGAAGAGTTTTTGAGAACTAGCTTTCCTAAGTATAGACCTTCTTGTTTAGAGACCGGCGAGCCTCTCGATATCGAGCATCATGTTGTCTATAACGCCTTTCCT GCAGGTCAGCCAGAATTGATTGCGCTTGAGAAGGCGTTAAAAGAGGCAATGGTTTCTGCTGGGAATGCGAGAGAA ACTGATTTTGGAAGGGAGGTGCCTTTGTTTGAGGTGGAGGCAACAGTTGTGGAGCCTGTCTTTCACAAGTTTTATTCTTACATATTTGACCTGGACGGTACTTATGCTTCCAAGGAGATCGATAAACCTGTTCCTAATGCCATCtttattgtaaattttgatAAG GTAAGAATGGATCCTAGAAATAAGGAAATTGACCTTGACAGCTTGATGTATGGGAAAATTCACCAGTTGACGGATGAGGATATTAGTAAACAAGAGGGAGACTACATTTATCGCTACCGATATAATGGAGGAGGTGCAACTCAAGCTTGGCTCAGCTCAGACAG ATTTGTTGTGATCGACCTATCAGCAGGCCCTTGCACATATGGAAAGATTGAAACTGAAGAAGGAAGTGTCAGTTATAGAACGTTGCCACGGATACGAAACATGATGTTTCCCAAAGGTATAGGTGCAGTCAGTGATCACGCTTCTTCTGATATATTTTCTGGACAACTCGCTGCTTTGGTAGCAACGGCAGTTGAGCATCTTGTAGCTCCAGATGTTAG GTTTGAGACTGTTGACCTGGCAACGAGGTTGCTAGTACCAATTATAGTGCTTCAAAACCACAATAGATATAATATTATGGAGAAGGGTCATAATTACAGCATAAACATGGAAGAAATTGAATCAGAG GTGAAGAAGTTGGTTCATGATGAGCAAGAAGTTGTAATAGTAGGTGGTATACATGCATTACATCGGCATGAGAAGTTGGCTATTGCTGTTTCAAAAGCAATACGGGGGTTTTCCTTGCAAGAAACTAAAAAAGATGGCCGATTCCATGTTCATACCAAGACATATCTAGATGGCGCGATACTTAAAGAG GAGATGGAAAGATCTGCTGATATGCTAGCTGCTGGGTTACTTGAGTTGGCTGATCCATCTCTTTCGAGCAAATATTTTCTCCGCCAG CACTGGATGGATGAGCCTGATGGTTCAGGAGACTCCATGCTCAAGCATAAACCTCTTTGGGCTAGTTATGATTCAAGACATGGCAAGgagaacaagaagaagaagaagaagaaagaacaAAAGAAGCAAGGAGATCTTTACCGCACTTATGGAACAAGAGTTATTCCAGT CTTTGTGCTATCTTTGGCCGATGTGGATTCGGACCTTATGATGGAGGATGAAAGCCTTGTTTGGACAAGCAACGATGTTGTCATTGTACTTCAGCATCAACATGAAAAGGTACCTCTGAG CTATGTTTCAGAAACAGAGAGAAGGCATGCCATTCCTTCACTAGCACAGCGACATATATTGGCAGGGCTTGCATCTGCTGTTGGTGGGGTGAGCGCACCATATGAGAAAGCATCTCATGTACATGAAAGGCCAATTGTGAATTGGTTGTGGGCAGCTGGTTGTCATCCGTTTGGACCGTTCTCTAATACTTCTAAAGTCAGTAAATTATTACAGGATGTTGCCTTG AGAAACTCTATATATGCACGTGTGGATTCTGCACTTCATAGAATTCGCGATACATCAGAG GCTGTCCAATCTTTTGCGGCAGAATATCTGAAAACCCCTCTGGGTGAAGCTGTGAAAGGCAAGAAAAACAAGACTACGACGGAACTGTGGTTAGAGAAGTTTTACAGGAAAACTACTAACTTGCCTGAACCTTTTCCCCATGAATTAGTCGACAGATTGGAAAAATATCTCGAT GGCCTTGAGGAACAGCTTGTAGATCTGTCTTCTCTGCTGTACGATCATAGATTACAAGACGCCCATATGAATAGTTCCGAAATTCTTCAAAGCTCTATGTTTACCCAGCA GTATGTGGATCATGTTTTGGCGAACGAGAGGGAGAAAATGAGATGCTGTGAAATCGAGTACAAATATCCCGTGCACTCTTCACAAACTTATATCTATGGAGGAATTCTTCTTGCTGGGTTCATTGTTTATTTTGCTGTCATTTTCTTTTCCAATCCTGTCCGTTGA
- the LOC126669122 gene encoding calcium-binding protein CP1 translates to MCPSGRTNFAASGVKTASSPDFRSAFDVLDADRDGKISKEDLKMFYSGYCSNDVVEDEVVCSMMSVADFNKDGFVEYDEFQRVLDGNVKKNENQNTKINYNNNGVMEEVFKVMDKDGDGKLNYDDLKSYMELAGFDANDEDIKAMIKLGCGGGEKDCVSFDDLIKILSLDF, encoded by the coding sequence atgtgtCCCTCTGGTAGAACTAATTTCGCAGCTTCAGGCGTCAAAACGGCGTCGTCGCCAGATTTCAGGTCAGCATTTGATGTTCTCGATGCAGACCGCGACGGCAAGATTAGCAAAGAAGATCTCAAAATGTTTTACTCTGGCTACTGCTCAAACGACGTCGTTGAAGACGAAGTTGTATGTTCGATGATGTCCGTCGCAGATTTTAACAAGGACGGGTTCGTTGAGTACGACGAGTTTCAGAGAGTTTTGGACggtaatgtcaaaaaaaatgagaatcaaaatacgaagattaattataataataatggaGTTATGGAAGAAGTTTTTAAGGTGATGGATAAAGATGGAGATGGGAAATTAAATTATGATGATTTGAAGAGTTACATGGAATTAGCAGGATTTGATGCGAATGATGAAGATATTAAGGCTATGATTAAATTAGGTTGCGGCGGAGGTGAAAAAGATTGTGTTTCTTTTGATGATTTAATCAAGATTTTATctcttgatttttaa
- the LOC126669121 gene encoding DNA replication complex GINS protein SLD5 encodes MANTGSGEESTSQARMMDDYESLISTTDVELLKRAWRNEKAAPEILQHETSLVQRVKEQIELAEENVEISETDGVDPLTVSLYQMDLDRAQFLLRSYLRIRIQKIEEYLFHIQKSDEHRNRLSVQEQMFAERCEDDLKNHFDETVLSKLPDNYQSRLKQSITSEEDDMVPAPRLDTFVICKANQYLSGMEFEPEYSTEITEMERDLLTFVCYKFIKKPLEKGKIDLV; translated from the exons ATGGCCAATACTGGATCTGGAGAGGAATCAACAAGTCAAGCGAGGATGATGGATGATTATGAGTCATTGATTTCTACGACTGATGTTGAGCTCTTGAAACGAGCTTGGCGTAATGAGAAAGCTGCACCTGAGATCCTTCAGCATGAAACTTCTTTGGTTCAGAGAGTTAAAGAACAGATTGAATTGGCG GAAGAAAATGTAGAAATATCTGAAACGGACGGTGTAGATCCTCTAACTGTGTCCCTTTACCAGATGGACCTAGATAGGGCCCAGTTTTTGTTGAGATCATATCTCCGTATTCGAATCCAGAAG ATTGAGGAATACTTGTTTCACATTCAAAAATCTGATGAGCATCGAAACAGGCTTTCTGTGCAGGAGCAGATGTTTGCAGAAAG GTGCGAGGATGATCTCAAAAACCATTTTGATGAAACTGTTCTATCAAAGTTGCCTGATAATTATCAATCGAGACTTAAACAATCCATAACAAGTGAAGAAGATGACATGG TGCCAGCACCTAGGCTTGACACATTTGTTATTTGCAAAGCCAATCAGTACCTCTCCGGCATGGAATTTGAACCCGAGTACAG TACGGAAATCACAGAGATGGAGAGAGACTTGCTTACATTTGTATGTTACAAGTTCATAAAGAAGCCTTTGGAGAAGGGGAAAATAGATTTGGTGTAA